The region ACCCTTTTTACCAATTGTCCAATAGTAACTGAGATATCTAAAGAATTGTCTAATCACAGGCAGTAGGCGGTGGAAAAATCTTAAGGTCCAAATTTCTCAAAACCAGTTGACTCTACACAAAAATTGATAGAAACCATTCTTGTAGAACGCGATCCATTCTACAATTTTTGCCTCTACACTTTTTGCCATCTGTCCAATAGTAACTGAGATATCTAAAGAATTGTCTAATCATAGGCAGGATGCAGTGGAAAAATCTTAAGGTCCAAATTTCTCAAAACCAGTTGACTCTACACAAAAATTGATAGGAACCATTCTTGTAGAACGCGATCCATTCTACAATTTTTGCCTCTCCACTTTTTGCCATTTGTCCAATAGTAACTGAGATATCTAGAGAATTGTCTAATCACAGGCAGTATGCAGTGGAAAAATCTTAAGGTCCAAATTTCTCAAAACCAGTTGATTCTACACAAAAATTGATGGGAACCATTCTTGTAGAACGCGAtccattttacaatttttgcctCTACACTTTTTGCCATTTGTCCAATAGTAACTGAGATATCTAAAGAATTGTCTAATCACAGGCAGTAGACCGTGGAAAAATCTCAAGGTCCAAATTTCTCAAAACCAGTTGACTCTACACAAAAATTGATAGAAACCATTCTTGTAGAACGCGATCCATTCTACAATTTTTGCCTCTACACTTTTTGCCATTTGTCCAATAGTAACTGAGATATCTAAAGAATTGTCTAATCACAGGCAGTAGGCGGTGGAAAAATCTCAAGGTCCAAATTTCTCAAAACCAGTTGACTCTacacaaaaattaatagaaacCATTCTTGTAGAACGCGATCCATTCTACAATTTTTGCCTCTACACTTTTTACCATTTGTCCAATAGTAACTGAGATATTTAAAGAATTGTCTAATCACAGGCCATAGGCCGTGGAAAAATCTTAAGGTCCAAATTTCTCAAAACCAGTTGACTCTACACAAAAATTGATAGGAACCATTCTTGCAGAACGCGATCCGagagcctggaagaattttttttttttttttaatcccacAGAGGGCGCTCCAGCCCACGGTGATCTTTCGCGTAACTATAACGATTTCTAAACAACACGTTAGTTACGCCATCTGTCGGCAAATTTTAAACAGCTACAAGCCTAATATGGCCGCCGACTACGcctgtcaaaaaatttttgttttttgatatctGACTTTGAGTAGAATTTAAACAGCTAAAAATAACGTCAAGGGTgtggaaaaaagagaaaaaaattcctGGAAGGTGTGAAAATTACGTTAAAATGTCAAATTGACAGTTCCCGAGATCTAACCGCGATCCTCACTTAGTGAAACACCCCGTACAATACGTCTAACAACGGATTACGCTTTAAGCTGCACCTGTACATTTAAGATCGACAATTACTATCACAAATTTATTGTGGTGAGATGTTGAAAAGTCTTGTTACTACTATACACTGCTCgtcgcgatttttttttttttttttgttagtataGTTATTGGgacttaaattatatacaaaaaacgtTCAGTCgcgttaataataataattaatatggCGGCAAAAATGATTAAATCATGAAAATCTCGTTGTGGTGCTGCAAGAGGAACTGGGTGAACATGTTGATCGGCCCGATGGCGGCCAGAGACATCGACACCAGTTCGGACCAGACCAGATTCGGTCCGAACACCACCGCGAGATTTTGCGCGTTCATTTTGTTCAAATCCGAACGTTCCATCACCTTCGAATCGCATTAAAtgtcactttaaaaaaattgacttttcatACCAACGAGACCGGAGGTAAGGAGACTGATCTGTGTCTGTTTCGGACAGTTACCACCCGAGAGTAACTCGCTCTACACCCACGCTACGTCATTTGGAAAGAGCGAAGATCAATCTCCTTACATCCAGTCTCATTGCCTTTGACATGTACTCACCCTGGACAAGAACCCGATAATGTACTTCAAAACCTTATAATTATCTTCGGGTAGTTTCTCCATCATCAGGATCGAAACGTTGCGTAGCTGCTCGTCTTTGTTCCAACCTGAAAACCCGGTCAATAAAACTCTCTCTCTGTCTTATATCTTATATCTATGCCGGGCAGTCTTACTTTGGAACTGCATGATTTCGTCGTAGATCTCGTAAGTGAGCAGCGGTTCCCGCAACTCCCTCAGGAACTTCTTGAGGAGGACCGCGGCCTCGTGGGGGTCCTCGAACGTCACCGTTTGACCCTGATTCGCAAGCTCCTTAAGGGCCTTGACTTTGGTAGCGTTCGCGGAACGTCTGAATATGCCTTCGGTTTCCAGGGCTGTAATTTGGGGTTTTTCGGGAAAATGATTGTGGAAACTAATAGGGCATTGTCTTGGGGAGAAATTTGCCcttttgggtttttttgatttgagCAATAGGAACTAAGATATTTGAGGGGTTGTCCAATCCGAGGCAGCATGCGTTAGAAAAATCTTGAGGTTCAGATTTCTCAAAAACAGTTGACTCTACACAAAAATTGATAGCAACCATTCTTGTAGAACGCGATCCATTCTACAATTTTTGCCTCTACACTTTTTGCCATTTGTCCAATAGTAACTGAGATATCGAAAGAGTTGTCTAATCACAGGCAGTATGCAGTGGAAAAATCTTAGGGaccaaatttctcaaaaacagtTGACCCTACACAAAAATTGATAGAAACCATTCTTGTAGAACACGATCCATTCTACAATTTTTGCCTCTACGCTTTTTGCCATTTGTCCAATAGTAACTGAGATATCTAAATAATTGTCTAATCACCGGCAGTATGCACTGGAAAAATCTTTGGGAccaaatgtctcaaaaccagtTGACTCTACACAAAAATTGATAGCAACCATTCTTGTAGAACGCAATCCATTCTTCAATTTTTGCCTCTACACTTTTTGCCATTTGTCCAATAGTAACTGAGATATCTAAAGAATTGTCTAATGACAGGCAGTATCCAATGGAAAAATCTTAAGGTCTAAATTTCTGAAAACCAGTTGACTCTAcacaaaaattgctaaaaacaATTCTTGTAGAACGCGATCCATTCTACAATTTTTGCCTCTAcactttttgccatttttctaATAGTAACTGAGATATTTAAAGAATTGTCTAATCACAGGCAGTATGCAGTGGAAAAATCTTAAGGtccaaatttctcaaaaacagtTAGGTCTACACAAAAATTGATAGCAACCATTCTTGTAGAACGCGATCCATTCTACAATTTTTGCCTCTACACTTTTTGCCATTTGTCCAATAGTAACTGAGATATCTAAAGAGTTGTCTAATCACAGGCAGTAGGCAATGGAAAAATCTTAGGGATCAGATTTCTCAAAACCAGTTAAATCTACACAAAATTTGCTAGAAACCATTCTTGTAGAACGCGATccattctacaatttttgtctCTACACTTTTTGCAATTTGTCCAATAATAACTGAGATATTTAAAGAATTGTCTAATCACAGGCAGTATGCAATGGAAAAATCTTAAGGTccaaatgtctcaaaaccagtTGACTCTACACAAAAATTGATAGCAACCATTCTTGTAGAACGCAATCCATTCTTCAATTTTTGCCTCTACACTTTTTGCCATTTGTCCACTAGTAACTGAGATATCTAAAGAATTGTCTATTCACAGGCAGTATGCAGTGGAACAATCTTAGGGACCAAATTTCTCAAAACCAGTTGACTCTACACAAAAATTGATAGGAACCATTCTTGTAGAACGCGATCCATTCTACAATTTTTGCCTCTACACTTTTTGCCATTTGTccaatagtaactgaaatatcTAAAGAATTGTCTAATCACAGGCAGTATGCAATGGAAAAATCTTTGGGAccaaatgtctcaaaaccagtTGACTCTACACAAAAATTCATAGCAACCATTCTTGTAGAACGCAatccatttttcaatttttgcctCTACACTTTTTGCCATTTGTCCACTAGTAACTGAGATATCTAAAGAATTGTCTAATCACAGGCAGTAtgcaatgaaaaaaatcttaaggTCCAAATTTCCCAAAACCAGTTGACTCTACACAAAAATTGATAGAAACCATTCTTGTAGAACGCGATCCATTCTACAATTTTTGCCTCTACACTTTTTGCCATTTGTCCACTAGTAACTGAGATATTTAAAGAATTGTCTAATCACAGGCAGTATGCAATGGAGAAATCTTAAGGTCCAAATTTCTCAAAACCAGTTGACTCTACACAAAAATTGATAGAAACCATTCTTGTAGAACGCGATCCATTCTACAATTTTTGCCTCTACACTTTTTGCCATTTGTTCAATAGTAACTGAGATATCTAAAGAATTGTCTAATCACAGGCAGTATGCAGTGGAAAAATCTTAGGGaccaaatttctcaaaaacggtTGACGCTACACAAAAATTGATAGGAACCATTCTTGTAGACCATGAACCAATCTACAACTTTCCCCTCTACAATTTTTCCCATTTGCCCAATAGTACCGGAGAAATCTACACACAAACGCCATCTACTTACCATCAGGCTGTTCCAAATACTCTATACACTGCCTGACCACTGGTGGAATAGTCACGTGATAATTATCCCTGATAAACTGTATGGTTACACCAAACTGTTGGGTGGGGATCATTTGTTCCTGGTACGTCTCGGACGATATGGGGACGCCACCGTTCAATTTTTTATCATGCCTTAAAAAGCAACAATtattacaatttgttttttcttgtttCTATCTCTTTTCGACTCACTCGATCACTTCGTACGGGATATCCAGCTTGTCGATGGGCACCACGTCGTTCAGCTCCTTCAAGCTGTAAATGTAGTTCAGTTTCTTACCGAATTTGGCACTGATCAGGGGACGAAATATCTGCAAAAATGCCCTTTTTTATATACAAGGGGTGTCCCGTCATATTGTCTCTCTCAATACCTGCGAGACGATCTTCAAAAACCCCGTAGGGTGGATCAAATAAAGGGCCTTAAGGTTCTTCTTATAATTCCTATCGAAGGCCTTGTAGGCCTGCACCAGCCACCTGAGACTCGGCTTGTTTTTACTCGTTAAACCGTGATGGAAATAGATCAGGCTGTAGTCCTGTTCCACGTATGATTCCAGGGTGTATTTCAAGTAGCTAAAACCACTTTTGAGTTTTGGTTTTTTGAACAAGGGGGGAAGGGACCTTACGTTAAAAATAGGGTGTGGTCGATTTCGTTGACCGGTGGTAACCTGGAGGCGTACAGTACAATAACTTTACGCCCAATCGCGTCGTCTCCTTTGACGTCCACGATGTTGTACTTGGAGATTTCGGTGAATTGCTCTGGACCAGTGGTAACCCCCACCTAAATGCACCAGTTAGCCataaaatttatcattaataaagtgtTAGTACCTCGGGATATGATGAGGTAGTGAACACCATACTGTCGAATGTTTCATCTCTGGCATCGGCCAGTTCTTCTTCATAATTTTCATCGATGAATTCGGCTACTGGGGAGGTACTCATGGTACCGCCCCCACTGTTATTGGTCTCTATGTGGATAAAGTCAGCTGaggagatttatttatttaatttgatagGCACTTAACAGATCTATCATAGAGTAAATCCTATACAACTAGTTTATTAATATTGgtcgacatttttggtcataacttggaaactacttaagatattctcataattttttcacatcttCATAGtgagattcctgaggatggatttgagggtaaaaacgtcggtCTAGGTTAAAAATTGAGCAAAATTGGACTGTTTTGGTTAAGgtagttttttttgctacttttattaacaaattctaactttccttaagaatattttaagaaataatgggaatattcttcAAAGAGTTTTAGTCTAAGAAAGGGTGtttcttaccaaacaatttcatagGAGAACggtttttgtacctcaaaaactttttgagtcaGAGGGAATTTTGTCCATCAAGGTCCCAGAGCCATCTAATTTGAAGCATTTAGAACCATATTgcaattacaagatttttatcCATTAggggacatttttggtcatgacttgaaaactacttaagatattctcataatttttttacatctttatagtgggattcctgaggatggatttgagggtagaaaCGTCGATCTAggttaaaaattgaggtagctaCGACTGTTTTGGTTAAGgtagttttttttgctacttttattaacaaattctaactttccttaagtatattttaagaaatattgggAATATTGTTAAAAGAGTTTTAGTGCTAGAAAGGGTGTTTCTTACCAAACAACTTCATATGAGAACggttcttgtacctcaaaaactttttgagttagagggaaTTTTGTCCATCAAGGTCCCAGAGCCAGCCAATTTGAAGCATTTAGAACCATATTgcaattacaagatttttatcCATTAggggacatttttggtcataacttggaaactactcaagatattctcataatttttttacatctttatagtgggattcctgaggatggatttgagggtaaaaacgtcggtctaggttaaaaattgaggtagGTAGGACTGTTTTggttaaggtaattttttttgctacttttattaacaaattctaactttccttaataatattttaagaaataatgggaatattcttcAAAGAGTTTTAGTCTAAGAAAGGGTGtttcttaccaaacaatttcatagGAGAACggttcttgtacctcaaaaactttttgagttagaggcaattttgtccatcAAGGTCCCAGAGCCATCCAATTTGAAGCCTTTAGAACCATATTGCTATTACAAGCTTTTTATCCATTAggggacatttttggtcataacttggaaactacttaagatattctcataattttttcacatctttatagtgggattcctgaggatggatttgagggtaaaaacgtcggtCTAGGTTAAAAATTGAGGTTGCTGGGACTGTTTTGGttaaggtaaatttttttgctacttttattaacaaattctaactttccttaagtatattttaagaaatattgggAATATTGTTAAAAGAGTTTTAGTCAAAGAAAGGGCGtttcttaccaaacaatttcatagGAGAACggtttttgtacctcaaaaactttttgagttagagggaaTTTTGTCCATCAAGTTCCCAGAGCCATCCAATTTGAAGCATTTAGAGAACCATATTGCAATTACAAGCTTTTTATTCATTATCTGACATTTTgggtcataacttggaaactacttaagatattctcataatttttcacatctttataatgggattcctgaggatggatttgagggtaaaaacgtcggtCTAGGTTAAAAATTGAGCAAAATTGGACTGTTTTGGTTAAGGtagttttttttgcttcttttattaatgaattCTAACTTTCCTTAagtatattttaagaaatattgggaatattattaaaagagttttagTGCAAGAAAGGGCGTTTCataccaaacaatttcatatgagaatgattcttgtacctcaaaaactttttgagttggAGGGAATTTTGTCCATCAAGGTCCCAGAGCCATCCAATTTGAAGCATTTAGAACCATATTGCAATTACAAGCTTTTTATTCATTATctgacatttttggtcataacttggaaactacttaagatattctcataattttttcacatctttatagtgggattcctgaggatggatttgagggtaaaaacgtcggtCTAGGTTAAAAATTGAGGTTGGTAGGACTGTTTTGGTTAAGgtagttttttttgctacttttattaacaaattctaactttccttaagaatattttaagaaataatgggaatattctttaaagagTTGTAGTCTAAGAAAGGGTGtttcttaccaaacaatttcatagGAGAACggtttttgtacctcaaaaactttttgagttagaagGAATTTTGTCCATCAGGGTCTTCCCAAATATTGgaaatgcaacatttttatttattacttgacatttttggtcataacttggaaactacttaagatattcttataatttttttacatcctTATAGTGGGATTcttgaggatggatttgagggtaaaaacgtcagtctggattaaaaattaagatagcTATGACTGTTTTGGTTaagatagttttttttattacttttattaacaaattctGCCTGTTTATTAAGGAAGAATAGGGTTAATTTTCTAGTTCTGCATCTATATCTTTGGACTGAGTATGAACAATATATACAGTCACAAACAACCTCCTTATTTAATCTACATTACCCGATATAGATCCGGAATTGGGTGTTTGCTGCAGTTCGGAATCATCAAACTCCAGATTGGGCTCATAATCATGATAATCCGAGAGGCTTGGATAGGGCTCCTCGTTATCCCCATTATTGCAACTTActgataacaattttttaattagtaattcaataacaataattgaaGGAGAGTGTTGACTACCTGGTCCAGATTTCACTGGTGGGCCAAAGTTTCTTGGGTCCATCTCTGCCTCAGGGCCTTTTAAACATTTCAGTGCACACCTGGATTAAATGgccctctttttttttttagcaaattctTCAATTGTtttgcaatgttttttttattgctttgttGACGTTTTATTCTACTATATTTGACTGTTCCTTGTATATTTGGCATGCTTCGGTGTGAACCCATAGATGGCCCCACACCTTTGTCTACGCCGCCCCTTTTTCGAATGACCCTTAAGCTTCGTCGATCGGTCGTCGTGGCGCCACCGGCGCGCCATGGCTGCCCACGACCCGAGTGCGTTTGTTGTCTGGTTGCCGTGGCAATAGCGTTGCTTAATTTAACGGCAAGAGGGCACCACCGTCTACATGATTGATTTATTTCCACGGAATACAGTTTACATAATGTATAAAATCGACTTTTTCAAGTGTGCCATGATTAATAAATTGACTTTTCCAAGTGTGCCATGactaacaaattaatttttccaagtgTGCCATGACTAATGAATTGACTTTCCAGGTGTGTCTTGactaataaattgatttttccaaGTGTGCTATGATTAATGAATTGACTTTTCCAAGTGTGCCATGGCTAATGAATTGCCTTTTCCAAGTGTGCTATGActaataaattgattatttcaagtgtgccatgactaatgaattaatttttccatGTGTGCCATGACTAATGAATTGACTTTTCGAAGTGTGCCttgactaataaattaatttttccaagtgTGCCATGACTAATGAATTGACTTTTCCAAGTGTGCCTTGactaataaattaacttttccAGGTGTGCATTGACTAATAAATTGACTTTTCCAAGTGTGCCATGACTaatgacaaattaatttttccaagtgTGCCTTGactaataaattgatttttccaaGTGTGCCTTGactaataaattgatttttccaaGTGTGCCTTGactaataaattgatttttccaaGTGTGCCATGACTAATAAATTGGCTTTTCCAAGTGTGCCATGACTAATGAATTGACATTTCCAAGTGTGCCACGACTAATGAATTGACTTTTCCAAGTGTGCCttgactaataaattaatttttccaagtgTGCCATGACTAATGAATTGACTTTTCCAAGTGTGCCTTGactaataaattaacttttccAGGTGTGCATTGACTAATAAATTGACTTTTCCAAGTGTGCCATGGCTAATGAATTGACATTTCCAAGTGTGCCACGACTAATGAATTGACTTTTCCAAGTGTGCCATGACTAATGAATTGCCATGTCTAGGTGTGCCTTGactaataaattgatttttccaaGTGTGCCTTGACTAATAAATTGACTTTTCCAAGTGTGCCttgactaataaattaatttttccaagtgTGCCATGACTAATGAATTGACTTTTCCAAGTGTGCCATGACTAATGAATTGACTTTTGCCAGGGCTGCCCACGACCCGAGTGCGTTTGTTGTCTGGTTTCCATGGCAATAGCGTTACTTACTTTAACGGCAAGAGGGCACCACCGTCTacatgatttatttatttccacgGAATACAGTTTACATAAGGTATGAAATTGACCTTTTCAAGTGTGCCATGActaacaaattaatttgttcAAGTATGCCATGACTATTATACTCCATGGACAAATTCTTCACCCGTTGACCTGTGAGATAtgaaataaaacacatttttgccGTCCAATATacgtataattaaaaataatactagTAAGGAATGTCCCataatacaaaattctttggaTACAGTGACTAGTTAGTGCAAAAACACACAAATAAGTGCATAtacatgtaaataaataaataaattacgcCCGATCTCCGTTAACGTTATCCTCCATCACCCCGTTGGCCAACGGGTCCAGTTCCGCGAACAAACTGAGCCAGGACATGGCGTGGTGACCCTCCCCCGTTTTATTATTGGGGAGACGTTTCTGCTCCGGTTCCTCTTCGGGTTTTTTCTGGAAATCGAAGGTGGCGCCCTCCTGCATCAGACTGGAGGGCATGAAGGCCGAGTTTTCATCCCCCAGGAGGTCGGACAGGGAGGGCGCGAGGTCCAAGAGGGCCGCGCTCGGTTTCGAGAGGTCCGGCGAGGCCTGGGAGGGCAACGGAGGCAACGCAAAGTCTTCCCCCAACAGGTTGGAAACCGAACTACTGGGtgcctcctcctcctcctcttcCCTGAAATGCCTTATTTATGATATGCAATAGGCCAAAGTCGATTTAATGGACTTACAAACTTTCTTGCTTTGTCTCGTCACTGTATTCGGCATTGAAAAACGTGTTTCTGTCCTTATTGTCGGCGTCCACGTTCTCTCTGGGCTTTTGTGGGGAGGTCTCGGACAGCTCAGTGACCACACTGAAGTCGTAGGGTTCCACTTTGGAGAGTTTCCCTGCCGCCAGAGTCAAAGTTTCCAGGGCTTTGGTGGCAAACAGGGCCAAAGCGTTCTGGTAAGGAACCAAGGCGTGCGAAAACATGTTGCACCTAAAAAAATGCCTGCAAGAGGGCCTTTGAATCCTACAAAAAACCCTATTTACCTTGCGGCAGCCAATAGATCGACCTTTTGCAAACAGGCCAGGGTGTACCGGTCGAATTTGGTCTTGCTGGTTTTCACGTAGGCCTGGGCCTTTCGGAACTTCTCCAGGCCGTACCCGGTATCCGGATCTAGGGCGTTAGAAGCCGACTTCATCCAGCTGAGGGCCGCCCTGTACTCCGTCCTGGATTTCTCCATTTCCGAGACGGTCGTTCTGGTGTCCGAGATGGCTCTGGCCCTAAAAGTTTCCACTTCGTGGTGCAGCCTGACCAACGGGGGCCTCACCGTGAGCCTCTGGTGGCCCGTGTAGGCCAACGCTTTGCCCGCCGTGGACATTAACTGGCCCGCGTTCACGTTTTTCTcgtttttttccgcattcttttaaatatctacgAGACAATGTGGGAAGGTCAGCAGAGAAGAAATGAAGCGgtcagattttacaaaaaacgtccataatttctttattttgagatttacgactaaaagttattctatattatttgtagcatttttaatgaagagtcaaatggtaaaagaaaattttaaattttcccaatagttttcgagaaaattcggaaaaactgtttagaggtttttctCGATTTTCGGGAAAACTActgaagataaaaattatttttctatggcatctgatgcgcattgacattccaCACAACTTttgttataacaattttttcctcaaataaatagttttcccggaaaaaaataaaaactgaaataataaacattttcccaggggtaccccttttaAGGCAGATTTTTTTCGGAaatttgggtataacttttttttggtgcgttttcaaaaaaaaagttattaagcttttttgacgGACTTTACATGTTCTAGcgatgtaccaaaaaaaaaataatttaaaaaaaaataaaattttttccaaatttttcaccaaaaatttgctaatttttcaaaaatcgtccataacttctttattttcaaatttatgactaaatgttattttacattatttgtagcatttttaatgaagagtgaaatggtaaaagaaaatttttaattttcccaatagttttcgagaaaattcggaaaaactgtttagaggttttcctcgattttctggaaaactactgaagataaaaattatttttctatggcatctgatgcgcattgacattccaCACAACTTTTGTTAtagcaatttttttctccaacaaatagttttcccggaaaaaaataaaaaccgaaataatgaacattttcccagggggtacccctttcgattttttgagGCAGAAATTTTTCGGAAATTtgcgtataacttttttttggtgcattttcaaaaaaaaagttattaagcttttttgaagGATTTTAGATGTTCTAtcaatgtaccaaaaaaaaataaattttttcaaaaaaatttttttttttaatttttcaccaaaaattttctaatttttcaaaaatcgtccataacttctttattttcaaatttacgaGTAAAAgttattctacataatttgtagcatttttaatgaagagtaaaatggtaaaagaaaattttaaattttcccaatagttttcgagaaaattcggaaaaactgtttagaggtttttctcgattttctggaaaactactgaagataaaaattatttttctatggcatctgatgcgcattgacattccaCACAACTTTTGTTATAACGATTTTTTCCTCAAATAAATAGTTTTcccggaaaaaaataaaaactgaaataatgaacattttcccaggggtacccctttcgattttttgagGCAGATTTTGTGCGGAAATtgcgtataacttttttttggtgcgtttttaaaaaaaaagttattaaacttttttgaagGATTTTAGATGTTCTATccatgtaccaaaaaaaaataaattttttcaaacaattttttttttttaatttttcaccaaaaatttgctaattttt is a window of Anthonomus grandis grandis chromosome 1 unlocalized genomic scaffold, icAntGran1.3 Chromosome103, whole genome shotgun sequence DNA encoding:
- the LOC126749370 gene encoding rho GTPase-activating protein 8, with the protein product MDPRNFGPPVKSGPVSCNNGDNEEPYPSLSDYHDYEPNLEFDDSELQQTPNSGSISADFIHIETNNSGGGTMSTSPVAEFIDENYEEELADARDETFDSMVFTTSSYPEVGVTTGPEQFTEISKYNIVDVKGDDAIGRKVIVLYASRLPPVNEIDHTLFLTYLKYTLESYVEQDYSLIYFHHGLTSKNKPSLRWLVQAYKAFDRNYKKNLKALYLIHPTGFLKIVSQIFRPLISAKFGKKLNYIYSLKELNDVVPIDKLDIPYEVIEHDKKLNGGVPISSETYQEQMIPTQQFGVTIQFIRDNYHVTIPPVVRQCIEYLEQPDALETEGIFRRSANATKVKALKELANQGQTVTFEDPHEAAVLLKKFLRELREPLLTYEIYDEIMQFQSWNKDEQLRNVSILMMEKLPEDNYKVLKYIIGFLSRVMERSDLNKMNAQNLAVVFGPNLVWSELVSMSLAAIGPINMFTQFLLQHHNEIFMI
- the LOC126749364 gene encoding LOW QUALITY PROTEIN: islet cell autoantigen 1 (The sequence of the model RefSeq protein was modified relative to this genomic sequence to represent the inferred CDS: deleted 1 base in 1 codon); its protein translation is MLSNNMQHQYWVTKKSVLRKLGGKEDECIVSSDAELDAKLELFKSVNESCMQLQRVIDLYQERLCYLAQEENALGRYLKECGKNEKNVNAGQLMSTAGKALAYTGHQRLTVRPPLVRLHHEVETFRARAISDTRTTVSEMEKSRTEYRAALSWMKSASNALDPDTGYGLEKFRKAQAYVKTSKTKFDRYTLACLQKVDLLAAARCNMFSHALVPYQNALALFATKALETLTLAAGKLSKVEPYDFSVVTELSETSPQKPRENVDADNKDRNTFFNAEYSDETKQESLEEEEEEAPSSSVSNLLGEDFALPPLPSQASPDLSKPSAALLDLAPSLSDLLGDENSAFMPSSLMQEGATFDFQKKPEEEPEQKRLPNNKTGEGHHAMSWLSLFAELDPLANGVMEDNVNGDRA